From the Cryptomeria japonica chromosome 2, Sugi_1.0, whole genome shotgun sequence genome, one window contains:
- the LOC131048530 gene encoding uncharacterized protein LOC131048530 isoform X1 codes for MNVIAVCCADFSLALDLMRMSCNGCRVLRKGCSESCVLRPCLEWIKTEESQGNAVVFLAKFYGRTGLITLIANAPPHSRPALFRSLLYEACGRQLNPVYGSVGLLSSGNWALCEAGVECILEGSDLIHNSNLCDHPNGALMQSISGELQRVKDRGKFKWVHPHTNLKFRERREFINDIIEISSGETQGRGFDIRKTSQDNSMIWRTDVYSSAKEKCASSCVDSQHPDDLEEYNFFHTPNAQVEATKSSEVEVELELTLGALKSSSPPNTNIASCTVRLS; via the exons ATGAATGTTATTGCTGTGTGTTGTGCAGATTTCAGTTTAGCCCTGGATCTGATGAGGATGAGCTGCAATGGCTGCCGAGTCCTGCGAAAAGGCTGCAGTGAGTCGTGCGTTCTGAGGCCATGCCTTGAATGGATAAAGACTGAAGAATCTCAGGGAAATGCAGTTGTTTTCCTGGCCAAATTCTATGGCCGCACAGGCCTCATCACTCTCATTGCCAACGCCCCTCCACACTCCAGGCCCG CTTTATTCAGGTCTCTACTGTACGAAGCCTGTGGGAGGCAGCTGAATCCGGTCTACGGATCAGTTGGTCTGCTGAGCTCTGGCAATTGGGCGCTATGTGAGGCGGGAGTGGAGTGTATTCTTGAGGGATCGGACCTCATTCATAACTCAAATCTATGCGACCATCCAAATGGTGCCCTCATGCAAAGCATATCAGGGGAGTTGCAGAGAGTGAAGGACAGAGGCAAATTCAAGTGGGTTCATCCTCACACTAACCTCAAATTCAGAGAACGTCGTGAATTCATTAACGATATTATTGAGATTTCAAGTGGTGAAACCCAAGGCAGGGGTTTTGATATAAGAAAAACCAGCCAGGATAATTCTATGATCTGGAGAACAGATGTGTATAGCAGTGCCAAAGAGAAATGCGCATCCTCATGTGTTGATTCACAACACCCAGATGATTTGGAGGAGTATAATTTTTTTCACACCCCTAACGCTCAAGTTGAAGCTACAAAAAGTAGTGAGGTGGAGGTGGAACTGGAACTCACACTGGGTGCTCTAAAAAGCTCTTCCCCTCCCAACACCAATATTGCCTCTTGTACTGTAAGACTATCCTAA
- the LOC131048530 gene encoding LOB domain-containing protein 40 isoform X2 yields the protein MRMSCNGCRVLRKGCSESCVLRPCLEWIKTEESQGNAVVFLAKFYGRTGLITLIANAPPHSRPALFRSLLYEACGRQLNPVYGSVGLLSSGNWALCEAGVECILEGSDLIHNSNLCDHPNGALMQSISGELQRVKDRGKFKWVHPHTNLKFRERREFINDIIEISSGETQGRGFDIRKTSQDNSMIWRTDVYSSAKEKCASSCVDSQHPDDLEEYNFFHTPNAQVEATKSSEVEVELELTLGALKSSSPPNTNIASCTVRLS from the exons ATGAGGATGAGCTGCAATGGCTGCCGAGTCCTGCGAAAAGGCTGCAGTGAGTCGTGCGTTCTGAGGCCATGCCTTGAATGGATAAAGACTGAAGAATCTCAGGGAAATGCAGTTGTTTTCCTGGCCAAATTCTATGGCCGCACAGGCCTCATCACTCTCATTGCCAACGCCCCTCCACACTCCAGGCCCG CTTTATTCAGGTCTCTACTGTACGAAGCCTGTGGGAGGCAGCTGAATCCGGTCTACGGATCAGTTGGTCTGCTGAGCTCTGGCAATTGGGCGCTATGTGAGGCGGGAGTGGAGTGTATTCTTGAGGGATCGGACCTCATTCATAACTCAAATCTATGCGACCATCCAAATGGTGCCCTCATGCAAAGCATATCAGGGGAGTTGCAGAGAGTGAAGGACAGAGGCAAATTCAAGTGGGTTCATCCTCACACTAACCTCAAATTCAGAGAACGTCGTGAATTCATTAACGATATTATTGAGATTTCAAGTGGTGAAACCCAAGGCAGGGGTTTTGATATAAGAAAAACCAGCCAGGATAATTCTATGATCTGGAGAACAGATGTGTATAGCAGTGCCAAAGAGAAATGCGCATCCTCATGTGTTGATTCACAACACCCAGATGATTTGGAGGAGTATAATTTTTTTCACACCCCTAACGCTCAAGTTGAAGCTACAAAAAGTAGTGAGGTGGAGGTGGAACTGGAACTCACACTGGGTGCTCTAAAAAGCTCTTCCCCTCCCAACACCAATATTGCCTCTTGTACTGTAAGACTATCCTAA